A region of Bombus huntii isolate Logan2020A chromosome 15, iyBomHunt1.1, whole genome shotgun sequence DNA encodes the following proteins:
- the LOC126874088 gene encoding alpha-glucosidase-like, giving the protein MFRLTITSCFLLFALSAAVDVNWFKNAIVYQIYPRSFKDSNGDGIGDLNGITSKLEHIKDIGATALWLSPIYKSPQVDFGYDISNYTDIDPTYGTLADFDKLVAKAKSLGLKVIMDFVPNHSSPEHPWFKKSIQKIKPYDEYYVWRDAKIVNGTRKPPNNWLSGFGGSAWEWNNVRKQYYLHQFAIGQPDLNYRNKDLNQEIKNVLTFWMDRGVDGFRIDAINLMFEDVNFRDEPSANRTDIPSDDYDSLLHIYTLDQNETYGTLNSWRKLMDDHSNRTNSDPRLILTEAYTTHERTMKYYTAGSNVPFNFMFIRNLDNKSTAMDYKNLIDKWVKSVPSGNVPNWVVGNHDNHRVASRFGTGRANMIIQMAMVLPGIAVIYNGDEIGMVDRPFTYKETVDPAGCNAGPARYYLKSRDPERTPFQWDSTTSAGFSNGTKTWLPVHPNYKTLNLAAQKRATSSPYQLFKQLMNIKKRPVIARGSLNVSVLDKQVLGITRTLGSETVIVMLNFGNEPVKVNARASLSVPPALVVYAADVDSYPRPGTMVFTNSITIPASSSVMYTSPNIYRSMHE; this is encoded by the coding sequence ATGTTTCGACTAACGATTACATCGTGTTTTTTATTGTTCGCGCTAAGCGCGGCAGTAGACGTGAACTGGTTCAAAAATGCCATCGTGTACCAAATCTACCCGAGGAGTTTCAAAGACAGCAACGGAGATGGTATCGGTGATTTGAACGGTATCACCAGCAAGCTGGAGCATATTAAAGACATCGGTGCCACTGCTCTCTGGCTATCACCAATTTATAAGAGTCCACAAGTTGATTTTGGTTACGACATCTCCAACTATACCGACATCGATCCCACTTACGGAACTCTAGCGGATTTCGACAAACTGGTAGCCAAGGCCAAGTCCCTCGGGCTCAAGGTGATCATGGACTTCGTGCCTAATCATAGTTCTCCCGAGCATCCCTGGTTCAAGAAGAGTATTCAAAAGATCAAGCCGTACGACGAATACTACGTCTGGCGCGACGCCAAGATCGTCAACGGGACCAGAAAACCGCCAAACAACTGGTTGAGTGGCTTTGGAGGCTCGGCTTGGGAGTGGAACAACGTCCGTAAGCAATACTATCTGCATCAATTCGCTATAGGTCAACCAGATTTGAATTATCGCAACAAAGATTTGAATCAAGAGATAAAGAATGTGTTGACATTCTGGATGGACCGCGGGGTCGATGGTTTCCGCATTGACGCTATCAATCTCATGTTTGAGGATGTCAATTTTAGGGATGAACCGAGCGCAAACAGAACCGATATCCCTAGTGACGATTACGACAGTCTGCTTCATATTTACACGTTAGATCAGAACGAAACCTACGGCACGCTCAACAGTTGGAGAAAGCTGATGGACGACCACTCCAACCGTACTAATTCCGATCCTAGGCTAATTCTCACGGAAGCATACACCACTCACGAACGTACCATGAAATACTACACAGCTGGCTCCAATGTTCCCTTCAACTTTATGTTCATTAGGAATCTGGACAACAAATCTACCGCGATGGactacaaaaatttgataGATAAGTGGGTGAAAAGCGTGCCGAGTGGCAACGTGCCGAATTGGGTCGTGGGCAACCACGATAACCATCGCGTGGCGTCTAGATTCGGCACTGGACGAGCTAATATGATTATCCAGATGGCGATGGTCCTACCAGGTATAGCGGTTATTTACAACGGAGACGAAATCGGAATGGTAGACAGACCATTCACGTACAAGGAGACTGTCGACCCAGCCGGTTGCAACGCTGGTCCTGCCAGATACTACTTGAAATCCAGAGATCCAGAAAGAACACCGTTCCAATGGGACAGTACCACCAGCGCTGGATTCTCCAATGGTACGAAAACCTGGTTGCCTGTGCATCCCAATTATAAGACATTGAACCTGGCAGCTCAGAAGAGAGCAACTAGCTCCCCATATCAGCTGTTCAAACAGTTAATGAACATAAAGAAACGACCAGTAATCGCAAGGGGCTCTTTAAACGTTTCAGTATTGGATAAGCAGGTTTTGGGTATTACTCGTACTCTAGGAAGCGAAACTGTAATTGTTATGCTCAATTTCGGCAATGAACCTGTCAAAGTAAATGCTAGAGCTTCCCTGTCAGTTCCTCCTGCCTTGGTAGTTTATGCTGCCGATGTTGATTCCTATCCTCGTCCAGGTACCATGGTGTTCACCAATTCGATAACTATTCCTGCATCTTCCTCCGTCATGTATACCTCTCCTAATATATATCGTTCCATGCATGAGTAA